Proteins from one Deltaproteobacteria bacterium genomic window:
- a CDS encoding TIGR00282 family metallophosphoesterase: MEERSGQLIRVLFVGDIVGKSGRRVVEKLLPRIIGGQQVDLVVANAENAAGGVGLTPKVAEQLLNAGIDVLTSGNHIWKKKEIESYLDGTDRVLRPANYPPGAPGRGYCIVETAAGLPVAVLNLEGRVFMKPVDCPFRTADLLIGGLQEEAAVLLVDFHAEATSEKLALAWYLDGRVSAVVGTHTHVQTADERILPEGTGYITDVGMTGPTDSVLGVRKEDAIAQLISQRPTKFNLARAGQQLQAVLLDVASASGRTESITRICKAVE; the protein is encoded by the coding sequence ATGGAGGAGAGGAGCGGGCAGCTCATACGTGTTCTCTTTGTCGGCGACATTGTGGGCAAGAGCGGCAGACGCGTGGTGGAAAAACTGCTGCCCAGGATCATAGGCGGCCAACAGGTAGACCTGGTTGTGGCCAACGCAGAAAATGCAGCAGGAGGAGTTGGCCTGACACCCAAGGTGGCAGAGCAACTGCTCAATGCTGGCATTGACGTGCTCACTTCAGGGAACCACATCTGGAAGAAGAAAGAGATTGAATCCTATCTCGATGGTACAGATAGAGTTTTGCGCCCGGCCAATTATCCGCCGGGAGCACCTGGTCGCGGCTATTGCATAGTGGAAACCGCAGCTGGCTTGCCCGTGGCTGTGTTGAATCTGGAAGGGCGCGTGTTCATGAAACCAGTGGACTGCCCCTTCAGAACCGCCGATTTACTCATCGGTGGGCTCCAGGAGGAGGCTGCCGTATTGTTAGTGGATTTTCATGCGGAAGCAACTTCTGAAAAGCTGGCCCTGGCGTGGTATCTGGACGGGCGAGTGAGTGCAGTGGTGGGAACCCACACCCACGTGCAGACAGCTGATGAGCGCATTCTGCCAGAGGGCACCGGCTACATTACTGATGTGGGCATGACCGGGCCAACCGACTCGGTGCTGGGGGTGCGCAAGGAAGATGCCATTGCTCAACTCATCTCACAAAGGCCGACAAAGTTTAACCTGGCCCGTGCAGGGCAACAGCTGCAGGCAGTCCTGCTCGATGTTGCCTCGGCGAGTGGTCGCACCGAGTCAATTACTCGGATCTGTAAGGCGGTGGAGTAA
- the rny gene encoding ribonuclease Y, with amino-acid sequence MEVYGISAASIILVLLGILVGGAAGALLVRKLMYARMESSRNAAQRIIEEAQKEAETLRKEAVIQAKDSLYQMKLDFEKEVKDTRKELHNFERRLLQKEENLEKKSELFDKRETNISRKERFIIQQEKEAIAKQQHLDELIRQQREQLERMAGISSSEAKEMLIRSMEAEARHDAAKLIKRIETAARENASKKAQHIIALAIKRYAGDYVAEKAVSVVTLPNEEMKGRIIGREGRNIRAIEASTGIDLIIDDTPEAVILSGFNPVRREVARLSLERLISDGRIHPARIEEIVEKVSQEVETITREAGEQAAFDVGVHGIHPELVRLIGKLKYRSSYGQNVLQHSLEVAFLCGIMAAELGENEKRAKRAGLLHDIGKAVDHEVEGPHAIIGAELAKKFGESPQIVHALAAHHEDVEPESVLAVLVQAADTLSGARPGARKELLESYVKRLEDLERIANSFQGVSKSFAIQAGRELRIMVESDKISDEESVLLSRDIAKRIENELSYPGQIKVTVIRETRAVDYAR; translated from the coding sequence ATGGAAGTCTACGGCATAAGTGCCGCGAGCATTATTTTGGTCTTGCTTGGCATCCTGGTTGGCGGTGCAGCAGGGGCTCTCCTGGTAAGAAAGCTCATGTACGCCAGGATGGAGTCGAGCAGGAACGCGGCACAGAGGATTATTGAAGAGGCTCAAAAAGAAGCTGAAACCCTGCGGAAAGAAGCAGTTATTCAGGCAAAAGACAGCCTCTATCAGATGAAGCTTGATTTCGAAAAAGAAGTCAAGGATACCAGGAAGGAGCTGCATAACTTCGAGCGCCGCCTGCTTCAAAAAGAGGAAAATCTGGAGAAAAAGAGTGAACTTTTCGACAAGCGGGAGACGAATATCTCTCGCAAAGAAAGGTTCATCATCCAGCAGGAGAAGGAGGCAATTGCCAAACAGCAGCACCTGGACGAACTCATTCGCCAGCAACGTGAACAACTGGAGAGGATGGCGGGAATTTCCTCCAGTGAGGCCAAGGAGATGCTGATAAGATCAATGGAGGCCGAAGCGCGCCATGACGCTGCCAAGCTCATCAAGCGAATCGAGACGGCAGCACGAGAAAATGCCAGTAAGAAAGCGCAGCATATCATTGCCCTGGCCATCAAAAGATACGCAGGAGACTATGTGGCCGAGAAGGCGGTTTCTGTGGTGACTCTGCCAAACGAGGAAATGAAAGGAAGGATCATCGGCAGGGAAGGCCGCAACATCAGGGCTATAGAGGCCTCCACCGGCATCGACTTGATTATTGACGATACTCCCGAGGCAGTTATTCTTTCCGGCTTCAATCCTGTTCGTCGTGAAGTTGCTCGCCTTTCACTGGAACGATTGATCAGTGATGGGCGCATACATCCGGCCAGGATTGAGGAAATCGTGGAAAAAGTGTCTCAGGAAGTTGAGACAATCACGCGGGAAGCCGGTGAACAGGCTGCTTTTGACGTGGGTGTCCATGGAATCCACCCGGAACTTGTCAGACTCATAGGGAAGCTGAAGTATCGCAGCAGCTACGGTCAGAATGTGCTGCAGCATTCCCTGGAGGTCGCCTTTCTGTGCGGCATTATGGCTGCAGAGTTGGGGGAGAACGAAAAGCGGGCCAAGCGTGCTGGTCTGCTGCATGATATCGGCAAAGCAGTTGATCATGAAGTCGAGGGGCCCCATGCGATCATTGGCGCAGAGCTGGCCAAGAAGTTCGGGGAATCTCCCCAGATTGTCCATGCCCTGGCAGCACACCACGAGGATGTGGAGCCGGAAAGCGTTCTAGCCGTGCTGGTGCAGGCAGCCGATACTCTTTCGGGAGCGAGACCGGGTGCGAGAAAAGAACTGCTGGAGAGCTACGTCAAGAGACTGGAAGACCTTGAAAGAATAGCCAATTCATTCCAGGGGGTGAGCAAGTCGTTTGCCATTCAAGCAGGACGTGAGCTGCGGATCATGGTTGAAAGCGACAAGATTTCTGACGAAGAATCCGTCCTCTTGAGTCGCGATATAGCCAAACGCATCGAAAATGAACTCAGCTATCCTGGGCAGATTAAAGTGACAGTCATCCGTGAGACCAGGGCAGTTGACTATGCCCGATAA
- a CDS encoding tyrosine--tRNA ligase gives MNAYDVLQERGFLDQVTDAEAVRSVLQEPTTCYVGFDPTAPSFHVGSLIPIMSLAHMQRCGHRPIALLGGGTAMVGDPSGKTEMRQMLSRQKIEANAVSLKKQLGRFLDFTQGRALLLNNADWLLPLNYIEFLRDIGRHFSVNRMLSAESYKLRLETGLSFIEFNYMLLQAYDFLHLFDAYNCRIQMGGSDQWGNIVAGVDLIRRLRQKTAFGITFPLITTAGNEKMGKTATGAVWLAAELTTPYEYYQYWVNTADQDVVRFLAYFTFLPMEEIRSVGSLAGADLNMAKTVLAYEVTKITHGRQAALQAQAESEAHFGKRQIPEDFLPSSDVGRGERLTAAAISAGSIPTTIVAESRLQEGVPAFELFAEVGLCSSRAAARRLIQQGGAYVNGKRLQRFDELIEWSQLQDGEIVLRAGKKHYHKIRIDT, from the coding sequence TTGAACGCGTATGATGTGCTGCAAGAACGAGGTTTTCTCGATCAGGTGACAGATGCAGAGGCGGTGCGCTCGGTTCTGCAAGAGCCGACCACCTGCTACGTGGGCTTCGATCCAACAGCTCCCAGTTTTCATGTGGGCAGCCTCATACCCATCATGTCCCTTGCTCACATGCAACGGTGCGGCCACAGACCCATCGCCCTCCTGGGGGGCGGCACCGCCATGGTCGGCGACCCGAGCGGCAAGACCGAGATGCGGCAGATGCTCAGTCGTCAGAAAATAGAAGCCAATGCTGTCAGCCTGAAAAAGCAGCTGGGACGATTCTTGGATTTTACCCAGGGCCGAGCCCTGCTGCTCAACAATGCCGACTGGCTGCTGCCTTTGAATTATATCGAGTTCCTGCGCGACATAGGACGGCACTTCAGCGTCAACCGCATGTTGAGTGCGGAAAGCTACAAACTCAGACTGGAGACGGGGCTGAGTTTCATAGAATTCAATTATATGCTCTTGCAGGCGTATGATTTTCTCCACCTGTTCGATGCCTACAATTGCCGCATTCAAATGGGCGGCAGCGATCAATGGGGAAACATCGTTGCCGGGGTAGACCTCATAAGACGACTGCGACAGAAAACGGCCTTCGGCATCACCTTTCCACTCATTACCACCGCCGGCAATGAGAAAATGGGGAAGACCGCCACCGGCGCCGTCTGGTTGGCTGCCGAGCTCACCACGCCATACGAGTACTATCAATACTGGGTAAACACGGCAGATCAGGACGTGGTTCGTTTCCTGGCTTATTTTACTTTTCTGCCCATGGAAGAAATCCGTTCAGTAGGGTCACTTGCAGGGGCGGATCTCAACATGGCAAAAACTGTGCTTGCTTACGAGGTGACCAAGATTACCCATGGTCGACAGGCCGCCCTGCAAGCGCAGGCAGAATCTGAAGCACATTTCGGCAAGCGGCAGATTCCCGAAGATTTCTTGCCGAGCAGTGACGTGGGCCGTGGTGAGAGGCTGACTGCGGCAGCAATATCTGCCGGCTCGATTCCAACTACCATTGTTGCCGAGAGTCGCTTGCAAGAAGGCGTTCCTGCCTTTGAACTCTTTGCTGAGGTTGGGCTCTGTTCTTCACGGGCAGCGGCACGCCGACTCATACAGCAAGGTGGCGCCTATGTAAATGGCAAACGGCTGCAACGCTTTGACGAGCTCATAGAGTGGAGCCAGCTGCAGGATGGCGAAATAGTTCTGCGAGCGGGGAAGAAGCATTATCATAAAATTCGGATAGATACATAG